The Echinicola rosea genome has a segment encoding these proteins:
- a CDS encoding M3 family metallopeptidase, translating into MNPLLEKFNTPFDTAPFDKIKNEDFLPAIEAAIKEAKAEIAEIKAVDKPSFTAVIEALDRSGERLDIVSSIFFNLNAAETNDEIQKLAREISPILTAYSNDILLDQELFGLVNEVFQQKDDLKLDEEQETLLDKTYKSFVRNGANLSDEDKAKLREIDRQLSQKSLAFGENVLAETNKYELVVEKESDLAGLPAAIKEAAAQTAAEKGKEGQWVFTLAFPSYVPFMTYAENRELRKELFLAYNTKSCKGDELDNQQIIKEILELKYQRANLLGYPRYADFVLEERMAKSAPEVQKFLGELLEKARPKAEEELKELTEFAQKEGGPDVLQKWDFGYYSEKLKKAKFEVDDELTKPYFELENTIEGVFKTASKLYDLEFVKNESIPVYHEEVVAYEVKDAKSGKNMAVFYADFYPRAGKRNGAWMTVYRGQSKVNGVDKRPHISIVCNFSRPTKSTPSLLTFNEVTTLFHEFGHALHGMLANGTYSSLSGASVYWDFVELPSQIFENWCYEKECLDLFARHYKTGEKIPEELVERIKNAANFHQGYQTLRQVSFGLLDMAYYSADPTDVGSLFEFEKKAMAPTELLPSVEGVMMSTSFSHIFQGGYAAGYYSYKWAEVLDADAFELFLENGIFDPVTAKSFKENILSAGGRVHPSILYKRFRGRDPKPDALLKRAGLI; encoded by the coding sequence ATGAACCCATTATTGGAAAAGTTCAATACGCCATTTGATACGGCGCCTTTTGATAAGATCAAAAACGAAGATTTTTTACCTGCCATAGAAGCGGCAATAAAGGAGGCGAAGGCCGAGATAGCGGAAATCAAAGCTGTGGATAAGCCCAGTTTTACGGCCGTGATTGAGGCACTGGATCGGTCTGGGGAGCGTCTGGACATTGTTTCCAGTATTTTCTTTAACCTCAATGCCGCAGAGACCAACGACGAGATCCAAAAACTGGCCAGGGAAATTTCGCCCATACTTACGGCATATTCCAATGATATCCTCTTGGACCAAGAGCTTTTTGGCTTGGTAAATGAGGTCTTTCAGCAAAAAGACGACCTGAAGCTGGATGAGGAACAGGAGACCTTGCTGGACAAGACCTATAAGTCCTTTGTCCGCAATGGAGCAAACCTTTCTGATGAAGATAAGGCCAAACTTCGGGAAATAGACCGTCAGCTATCGCAAAAGAGCTTGGCCTTTGGAGAAAATGTACTGGCAGAAACCAATAAGTATGAGCTGGTAGTAGAAAAGGAGTCAGATCTGGCCGGTTTGCCAGCCGCCATAAAAGAGGCTGCGGCTCAGACCGCTGCCGAAAAAGGGAAAGAAGGGCAATGGGTTTTTACCCTTGCATTTCCCAGCTATGTGCCGTTTATGACCTACGCCGAAAATAGAGAACTCCGCAAAGAGCTTTTCTTGGCCTATAATACCAAATCCTGCAAAGGAGATGAACTGGACAACCAGCAAATCATCAAAGAGATCTTGGAGTTGAAATATCAGCGTGCCAATTTACTGGGCTATCCGCGTTATGCAGATTTTGTATTGGAAGAAAGGATGGCAAAGAGTGCTCCTGAAGTCCAGAAATTCCTAGGTGAGCTGCTTGAAAAGGCTCGGCCTAAAGCAGAGGAAGAACTAAAGGAGTTGACCGAGTTTGCCCAAAAGGAGGGAGGACCGGATGTGCTCCAAAAGTGGGATTTCGGTTATTATTCCGAAAAACTAAAGAAGGCTAAATTTGAGGTAGATGATGAGCTGACCAAGCCATATTTTGAACTGGAGAATACCATTGAAGGGGTTTTTAAGACCGCTTCCAAGCTGTATGATCTGGAGTTTGTGAAGAATGAATCCATTCCCGTTTACCACGAAGAAGTGGTGGCTTATGAGGTGAAGGACGCAAAAAGTGGCAAAAACATGGCTGTTTTTTATGCGGATTTTTATCCACGAGCAGGCAAGCGAAATGGTGCTTGGATGACCGTTTACCGCGGCCAGTCGAAAGTCAATGGCGTCGATAAACGGCCCCATATTTCGATTGTGTGCAATTTCTCCAGACCTACCAAAAGTACGCCGTCGCTTTTGACCTTTAATGAAGTGACCACGTTGTTCCATGAATTTGGGCATGCACTCCACGGAATGCTCGCCAATGGGACATATAGTTCACTGTCTGGCGCAAGTGTTTATTGGGACTTTGTGGAGCTGCCCTCTCAGATTTTTGAGAACTGGTGTTATGAAAAGGAATGCTTGGACCTCTTTGCCCGCCACTATAAAACCGGAGAAAAGATTCCTGAGGAACTGGTGGAGCGGATCAAAAATGCAGCCAACTTCCACCAAGGCTATCAGACCTTACGTCAGGTGAGTTTTGGTTTGTTGGATATGGCCTATTATAGTGCAGATCCAACGGATGTTGGTTCGTTGTTTGAGTTTGAAAAAAAGGCCATGGCACCGACAGAATTACTTCCTTCTGTGGAGGGAGTCATGATGTCCACTTCATTTTCCCATATCTTCCAAGGGGGCTATGCCGCGGGGTATTATAGCTATAAATGGGCGGAAGTGCTGGATGCCGATGCGTTCGAGTTGTTTTTGGAAAATGGTATTTTTGATCCTGTTACGGCAAAGTCTTTCAAGGAAAACATTTTGTCTGCTGGTGGCAGGGTGCATCCTTCCATTTTGTATAAGCGTTTCCGTGGAAGGGACCCAAAACCTGATGCATTGCTAAAACGAGCAGGGTTGATTTAA
- a CDS encoding 3-keto-disaccharide hydrolase, translating to MLTDWSPKKGCLSATILKKSWTSPTKKWSSTISPEPQSDDPKVNTHSHFKNDTWNQYRIIASGRSIKTWINGQLAADLDYDPERYADNPKGFIGLQVHGVGKKETPMSVRWKNIYIRPL from the coding sequence ATGCTGACGGACTGGTCACCCAAAAAAGGCTGTTTATCAGCAACTATCCTGAAAAAATCATGGACTTCACCTACAAAAAAGTGGAGTAGCACCATTTCTCCCGAGCCACAGTCTGACGACCCCAAGGTAAACACCCATAGTCATTTCAAAAACGACACATGGAATCAATATCGAATAATAGCCAGCGGAAGAAGCATCAAAACATGGATCAACGGCCAATTAGCCGCAGACCTAGACTATGATCCCGAAAGGTATGCCGATAATCCGAAAGGTTTTATTGGACTGCAAGTACATGGTGTAGGCAAAAAAGAAACGCCAATGAGCGTCCGGTGGAAAAACATCTACATCCGACCGCTATAA